From Bifidobacterium longum subsp. longum JCM 1217, one genomic window encodes:
- the ettA gene encoding energy-dependent translational throttle protein EttA: MAEFVFQMIKARKSYGDRVILDDVTLSFLPGAKIGVVGPNGMGKSTLLKIMAGLETVSNGEASLTPGFTVGILQQEPPLDDTKTVGENIKMAFGPIAEKVARFNEIGEEMANPDADFDALMEEMGKLQTEIDAADGWDLDSQLEQAMDALQCPDPDTPVNVCSGGERRRVALCKLLLEAPDLLLLDEPTNHLDAESILWLEQFLHQYKGAVIAVTHDRYFMDNVAEWICEVDRGHLYPYKGNYSTYLETKAKRLEIQGAKDAKLAKRLKNELDWVRSSPKARQAKNKARLERYDQMENEARNNKKLDFSEIQIPAGPRLGSTVLEANHIHKAFGERVLIDDLSFTLPRNGIVGVIGPNGVGKSTLFKTIVGLEPLTSGELKIGDTVKISYVDQNREGLDPNKNLWEAVSGGLDFIEVAGVEVPTRAYVASFGFKGADQQKLTGVLSGGERNRLNLALTLKQGGNLLLLDEPTNDLDVETLESLENALLEFPGCAVVISHDRWFLDRVATHILAWEGDDDNPAKWYWFEGNFQAYQENKVTRLGEDAARPHRLHKKLVRG, encoded by the coding sequence ATGGCAGAATTCGTATTTCAGATGATCAAGGCCCGCAAGTCTTACGGCGACCGCGTGATTCTCGATGACGTGACCCTGAGCTTCCTGCCCGGCGCAAAGATCGGCGTCGTGGGCCCGAACGGCATGGGTAAGTCCACCCTGCTCAAGATCATGGCCGGCCTGGAGACCGTGAGCAACGGCGAGGCCAGCCTGACCCCGGGCTTCACGGTCGGCATCCTGCAGCAGGAGCCGCCGCTGGACGACACCAAGACCGTGGGCGAGAACATCAAGATGGCGTTCGGCCCGATTGCCGAGAAGGTCGCCCGATTCAATGAAATCGGTGAGGAGATGGCCAATCCGGACGCCGACTTCGACGCCCTGATGGAAGAGATGGGCAAGCTGCAGACCGAGATCGACGCCGCCGACGGCTGGGACCTCGACTCCCAGCTCGAGCAGGCAATGGACGCCCTGCAGTGCCCGGACCCGGACACCCCGGTCAACGTGTGCTCCGGTGGCGAGCGCCGCCGTGTGGCCCTGTGCAAGCTGCTGCTTGAGGCCCCGGACCTGCTGCTGCTCGACGAGCCCACCAACCACCTGGACGCCGAGTCCATCCTGTGGCTGGAACAGTTCCTGCACCAGTACAAGGGCGCAGTCATCGCCGTCACCCACGATCGTTACTTCATGGACAATGTGGCCGAATGGATTTGCGAGGTCGACCGCGGCCACCTGTACCCGTACAAGGGCAACTACTCCACCTACTTGGAGACCAAGGCCAAGCGTCTGGAGATCCAGGGAGCCAAGGACGCCAAGCTCGCCAAGCGACTGAAGAACGAGCTCGACTGGGTGCGCTCCTCCCCCAAGGCCCGTCAGGCCAAGAACAAGGCCCGTCTGGAGCGTTACGACCAGATGGAAAACGAGGCACGCAACAACAAGAAGCTCGACTTCTCCGAGATTCAGATTCCGGCCGGCCCGCGCCTGGGTTCCACCGTGCTGGAAGCCAACCACATCCACAAGGCCTTCGGCGAGCGTGTGCTCATCGACGACCTGTCCTTCACGCTGCCGCGCAACGGCATCGTCGGCGTAATCGGCCCGAACGGCGTGGGTAAGTCCACGCTGTTCAAGACCATCGTGGGCCTGGAGCCGCTGACCAGCGGCGAGCTGAAGATCGGCGACACCGTCAAAATCAGCTACGTGGACCAGAACCGTGAGGGCCTGGATCCGAACAAGAACCTGTGGGAAGCCGTGTCCGGCGGCCTCGACTTCATCGAGGTGGCCGGTGTGGAGGTGCCGACCCGCGCCTATGTGGCCAGCTTCGGCTTCAAGGGCGCCGATCAGCAGAAGCTGACTGGTGTGCTGTCCGGTGGTGAGCGCAACCGTCTGAACCTGGCCCTGACCCTGAAGCAGGGCGGCAACCTGCTGCTGCTCGACGAGCCCACCAACGATCTGGACGTCGAGACCTTGGAATCCCTCGAAAACGCGCTGCTCGAATTCCCTGGCTGCGCTGTGGTGATTTCCCACGACCGTTGGTTCCTCGACCGTGTCGCCACGCATATCCTCGCGTGGGAAGGCGACGACGACAACCCGGCCAAGTGGTACTGGTTCGAAGGCAACTTCCAGGCCTACCAGGAGAACAAGGTGACACGCCTCGGCGAGGATGCGGCCCGCCCGCACCGCCTGCACAAGAAGCTTGTGCGCGGCTGA
- a CDS encoding acyl-CoA thioesterase gives MAQATTVTPLDHLVKVLKLGEPSAYRNHTYINGESMYFPTGRVYGGQVIAQSVIAASKTVGPSRLPHSVHGYFIAAGDIRQDLLFDVENLRDGRSFSARRVNVTQAEGSILTAIASFQETGQEGVEFADPMPENLPDPETLTSAKELMQPFAEKSPFANYYAEKSPFDIRHVTPTVMLRADKDSAEHDSGKQMVWMKADGHVDVPQVMHRAMLALGCDQVMMEPVLRRAGLSISTPGISYASIDHSMWWYQDIDINEWHLYVQDTPIAAHGRGLGIAKVYAQNGDLVAAIAQEAMVRVP, from the coding sequence ATGGCTCAGGCAACCACCGTAACTCCATTGGACCATCTGGTGAAGGTGCTGAAGTTGGGCGAGCCTTCCGCTTACCGCAATCACACATATATCAATGGCGAGAGTATGTACTTCCCCACCGGCCGCGTCTACGGTGGCCAGGTCATCGCCCAGTCGGTGATCGCCGCGTCCAAAACAGTGGGCCCTTCACGCCTGCCGCATTCGGTACATGGCTATTTCATTGCCGCCGGCGATATTCGTCAAGACCTGTTGTTTGACGTCGAGAACCTTCGCGACGGCCGCTCGTTCTCCGCTCGTCGGGTCAACGTCACCCAAGCCGAGGGGTCGATTCTCACGGCCATCGCCTCTTTCCAGGAGACCGGCCAAGAGGGTGTGGAATTTGCCGATCCGATGCCGGAAAACCTGCCCGATCCCGAAACGTTGACTTCCGCCAAAGAACTCATGCAGCCGTTCGCCGAGAAGTCGCCGTTCGCCAATTACTATGCCGAGAAATCGCCGTTCGATATCCGCCACGTGACGCCGACCGTGATGCTGCGCGCGGACAAGGATTCCGCCGAGCATGATTCCGGCAAGCAGATGGTGTGGATGAAGGCCGATGGCCACGTCGATGTGCCGCAGGTCATGCATCGTGCGATGCTGGCGCTTGGCTGCGATCAGGTGATGATGGAGCCGGTGCTGCGCCGCGCCGGACTGTCGATTTCCACACCGGGCATTTCCTATGCGTCCATCGACCATTCGATGTGGTGGTATCAGGATATCGATATCAACGAATGGCATTTGTATGTGCAGGATACGCCTATCGCCGCGCACGGACGCGGACTCGGCATTGCCAAAGTGTATGCGCAGAATGGCGACTTGGTGGCGGCCATCGCTCAGGAAGCTATGGTGCGCGTGCCGTAG
- a CDS encoding DUF3180 domain-containing protein has protein sequence MKTRRTPWWQYVIGAVLGLLAGIGLASYGESSGLSLIGAPWIVPGLLAVLGVIVLILALQVHKYANTDPKKRPHSFINPTIAVYTLVLAKALGLAGATLAGWYGGQIVVSLSHIEADFYAHAVTECAIAAVVCIADMIIGIIGEWLCQLPPNEGPENPKIREAKRRSDIAQAYKR, from the coding sequence ATGAAAACACGGCGAACACCATGGTGGCAGTATGTGATCGGTGCCGTGTTGGGCCTGTTGGCGGGTATCGGTCTGGCCTCCTACGGCGAAAGCTCGGGACTGTCGCTGATTGGTGCGCCTTGGATTGTGCCCGGATTGCTGGCCGTACTGGGCGTTATTGTGCTGATCTTGGCCCTGCAAGTGCATAAATACGCGAATACCGACCCCAAGAAACGTCCGCATAGCTTCATCAATCCCACTATCGCGGTGTATACGCTGGTGTTGGCAAAGGCACTGGGATTGGCGGGCGCAACGCTCGCCGGCTGGTATGGCGGTCAGATTGTGGTGAGCTTGAGCCATATCGAGGCGGATTTCTATGCACACGCCGTCACCGAGTGCGCAATTGCGGCCGTGGTGTGCATCGCCGACATGATCATCGGCATTATCGGCGAATGGTTGTGCCAGCTACCGCCGAACGAAGGCCCCGAAAACCCGAAAATCAGGGAAGCCAAGCGCCGTAGCGACATAGCCCAAGCCTACAAGCGGTAG
- the folK gene encoding 2-amino-4-hydroxy-6-hydroxymethyldihydropteridine diphosphokinase, whose translation MDTITLTGVHANGTHGVLAFEHERPQTFVVDVTLHLDLAAAGQSDDLNDTIDYGRVAKDIVAVIEGPHVDLIERLAQRIADKILADAPAVASIDVTVHKPHAPIVVAFADVSVSISRVRATDNGRTAEKHAIHNAVVALGGNVGEVESTLRAAVREIDALLGTQVTGISPLYRTAAWGMADGTPDFLNAVVELGTTMGSHELLAALQNIEANHGRIRENHWDSRPLDLDIIDFDGITSADPDLALPHPRAWQRAFVLAPWAALNPNAKLAGAHEGPVADLLAAAPDRNAVQLESEDWMLGGHAVKQESASESEPVSRKAIISLDSTSQDAERLFRETIVSIDSVPGNQVQGISPLYHVSHFDSPDAMSAVIQIETKLPPADLIAVLGSIESVHDLAVDLDLVDMEGVTSDEPNCSIPWPSARNHASVLAPWLDMDPNASLGGDPVAFLLAMAPDAGQVGLLSDNWILSNS comes from the coding sequence ATGGACACCATCACACTTACCGGCGTACATGCCAACGGCACCCACGGTGTGCTCGCCTTTGAACACGAACGGCCACAAACCTTCGTCGTGGACGTCACCCTGCACCTTGATCTGGCCGCCGCCGGCCAATCCGACGATCTCAATGACACCATCGATTACGGCCGCGTGGCCAAGGATATCGTGGCTGTCATCGAAGGCCCTCATGTGGACCTGATCGAGCGTCTGGCCCAACGTATCGCGGATAAGATTCTTGCCGATGCGCCGGCCGTCGCCTCCATCGACGTCACCGTGCACAAGCCTCACGCGCCCATCGTCGTGGCTTTTGCAGATGTATCGGTCTCCATCTCGCGCGTGCGTGCCACCGATAATGGACGCACTGCTGAAAAGCATGCCATCCATAACGCGGTGGTGGCCTTGGGGGGCAATGTGGGCGAGGTGGAATCCACCTTGCGAGCCGCCGTTCGGGAGATTGACGCGCTGCTTGGCACACAGGTGACCGGTATTTCGCCGCTTTACCGCACGGCCGCGTGGGGCATGGCTGACGGTACGCCGGATTTCCTGAACGCCGTGGTGGAGCTTGGAACCACAATGGGCAGCCACGAATTGCTCGCCGCGTTGCAAAACATCGAAGCGAACCATGGGCGAATTCGTGAGAATCATTGGGATTCCAGGCCGTTGGACTTGGACATTATCGACTTTGATGGCATCACCAGCGCGGATCCGGATCTGGCATTGCCCCATCCGCGTGCTTGGCAGCGCGCATTTGTGCTGGCTCCTTGGGCGGCGCTGAATCCGAACGCCAAACTTGCTGGAGCCCATGAGGGGCCTGTAGCCGATTTGCTGGCCGCCGCGCCGGACCGTAACGCCGTGCAGCTCGAGAGCGAAGACTGGATGCTCGGCGGGCATGCAGTCAAGCAAGAATCAGCGTCGGAGTCGGAACCCGTCTCACGCAAGGCGATTATTTCGCTGGATTCCACCTCGCAGGATGCCGAACGGCTGTTCCGCGAAACCATCGTTTCCATCGACAGTGTTCCTGGCAATCAGGTACAGGGCATCTCGCCGCTCTACCATGTCAGCCATTTCGACAGTCCGGACGCGATGAGCGCGGTCATCCAAATCGAAACCAAGTTGCCGCCCGCCGACCTGATTGCCGTATTGGGCAGCATCGAAAGCGTTCATGACCTAGCAGTCGACCTTGACCTTGTTGACATGGAAGGCGTGACTTCCGACGAGCCCAACTGCAGCATTCCTTGGCCGTCGGCCCGTAACCATGCGTCGGTATTGGCACCTTGGCTGGATATGGACCCGAATGCTTCTCTGGGCGGCGACCCGGTGGCCTTCCTTTTGGCCATGGCACCGGATGCCGGACAGGTCGGATTGCTATCGGACAACTGGATACTGTCGAATAGTTGA
- the folP gene encoding dihydropteroate synthase, with protein MTDLQALHDATHTMVMGVLNITEDSFSDGGLWLDPAKAAQHGRDMMAAGADIIDIGAESTRPGAKRVSEADELARITGAVKTLIPAGAVLSIDTTRASVAAAALSEGAQIINDVSGGTLDAELPHVVADHDCLYVVQHWRGWLVGSKGANPDQDTSVYEHGVLTDVHDELMRQVDGVLAAGVKPERIIIDPGLGFSKPGIEHNLPLLTGLETFRATGYPVLIGQSRKRFISAMLTGAGTAGADGPTMAQRDDVTAALSALSAEHGAWAVRVHDVAKSRAAVIAGNTWREYA; from the coding sequence ATGACTGATTTGCAGGCGTTGCATGACGCCACGCACACCATGGTGATGGGTGTGCTCAACATCACCGAGGACTCGTTCTCGGACGGCGGCCTATGGCTGGACCCGGCCAAGGCGGCCCAGCACGGGCGCGACATGATGGCCGCCGGCGCGGATATCATCGACATCGGCGCCGAATCCACGCGCCCCGGTGCCAAGCGCGTGTCCGAGGCCGACGAACTGGCCCGTATCACCGGTGCCGTCAAGACGTTGATTCCGGCCGGTGCCGTACTGTCCATCGACACCACGCGCGCATCCGTGGCCGCCGCCGCGCTGAGCGAGGGCGCACAGATCATCAACGATGTTTCCGGCGGCACGCTGGACGCCGAGCTGCCGCATGTGGTCGCCGACCACGACTGCCTGTACGTCGTGCAGCATTGGCGCGGCTGGCTCGTCGGCTCCAAGGGCGCGAACCCCGATCAAGACACCTCCGTATACGAGCATGGCGTATTGACCGACGTGCACGACGAACTCATGCGCCAAGTCGACGGCGTGCTGGCCGCCGGCGTAAAGCCTGAGCGCATTATCATCGATCCTGGTCTGGGCTTCTCCAAGCCCGGCATCGAGCATAACCTACCGCTGCTGACCGGGCTCGAGACCTTCCGCGCCACTGGATATCCGGTGCTGATTGGCCAGTCCCGCAAGCGCTTCATTTCGGCGATGCTTACCGGGGCGGGTACTGCCGGTGCTGATGGCCCGACCATGGCCCAGCGCGATGACGTGACCGCAGCCTTGTCCGCCCTGTCCGCCGAGCACGGCGCATGGGCCGTGCGCGTACACGATGTGGCCAAAAGCCGCGCCGCCGTCATCGCCGGCAACACCTGGCGCGAATACGCATGA
- the folE gene encoding GTP cyclohydrolase I FolE: MNEYIESCQREKRTYDEEGVREAVRLFLKSIGEDPEREGLVETPDRIARACRELFAGLQASPADVLEKHFDVDTDELVLVKDIELYSVCEHHLLPFHGVAHVGYIPAKDGVMGLSKLARLVEVYARRPQVQERLTQQIADALVEYAGARGVIVVTECEHLCMSMRGIKKSSARTVTSAVRGLLRNPATRAEAMSLILDK; this comes from the coding sequence ATGAACGAATATATAGAGTCTTGCCAGCGGGAGAAACGCACATACGACGAGGAAGGCGTGCGCGAGGCCGTACGTCTGTTCCTGAAGTCGATTGGCGAGGATCCCGAGCGCGAGGGACTGGTGGAAACGCCTGACCGTATCGCCCGCGCGTGCCGCGAGCTGTTCGCCGGTCTGCAGGCCTCGCCGGCCGATGTGCTGGAGAAGCACTTCGACGTGGATACCGACGAGCTGGTGCTGGTCAAGGACATCGAACTGTATTCGGTGTGCGAGCATCACCTGCTGCCTTTCCATGGCGTGGCCCATGTGGGCTACATTCCCGCCAAGGATGGGGTGATGGGGCTGAGCAAGCTCGCCCGACTGGTTGAGGTGTATGCTCGCCGGCCGCAGGTGCAGGAGCGTTTGACCCAGCAGATCGCCGACGCGCTGGTCGAGTATGCGGGCGCACGTGGTGTGATTGTGGTGACCGAATGCGAGCACCTGTGCATGTCGATGCGCGGCATCAAGAAGTCTTCCGCCCGCACGGTGACCTCTGCGGTGCGCGGTCTGCTACGCAACCCCGCCACCCGAGCCGAAGCCATGAGTCTGATTCTTGACAAGTGA
- the ftsH gene encoding ATP-dependent zinc metalloprotease FtsH yields MSFPQGPGNGNNPNPNNNRNNGNPFTNPFNRGNNGNNGKGNKENRPIWQSPWLWGAVLVVMVVLMFQMFAGGGTKTIDTKDGFALINQGKATYAEITDNKQVVRLELKNDYTKKNADTGKVTNYGKNVQFYYTFAQGAQVAKAVENGDLEKGWTSNIEQTSVMSYLITSILPFIIFFALFWWLMSRMGGAGGMLGMGGKKDSGKLLEGQTPTTKFADVAGEDEAVAEVEEIKDFLKDPSKYKALGARIPRGVLLYGPPGTGKTLLARAIAGEAGVPFYSMAGSDFVEMFVGLGASRVRDLFDEAKKNAPAIIFIDEIDAVGRKRGSGMGGGHDEREQTLNQLLVEMDGFDNDTNLIIIAATNRPDVLDPALLRPGRFDRQVGVAAPDLEGREAILRVHAKGKPFVPDVDLHMVAVRTPGFTGADLANVLNEAALLCARAGAQLIDNRAIDEAIDRVQAGPKRKSKGMALEELRNTAYHEGGHALVAAALNNTDPVTKVTILPRGRALGYTAVMPTSDRYSQSRNQLLDQMAYAMGGRTAEEIVFHDPTTGASNDIEKATSIARTMVIEYGFSDKLGAIKWGSDDDQTTVMDGLQPRKYSDRTAEVIDDEVLKLVETAHTEAWTIINDNREILDELVRQLLVKETLNEKELAAIFAPIKKAPVRPVWLSNDRRPDSDKPPVEIPESLKRSVGMKPEE; encoded by the coding sequence ATGAGCTTCCCGCAAGGGCCGGGTAACGGCAATAACCCGAACCCGAACAACAACCGTAACAACGGCAACCCGTTCACCAACCCGTTCAACCGTGGCAATAACGGGAACAATGGCAAAGGCAACAAAGAGAACCGCCCGATATGGCAGTCCCCCTGGCTGTGGGGTGCCGTGCTCGTGGTCATGGTTGTGCTGATGTTCCAGATGTTCGCCGGCGGTGGCACCAAAACCATCGATACTAAAGATGGTTTCGCGCTGATCAATCAGGGCAAGGCCACATACGCCGAGATCACGGACAACAAGCAGGTCGTCCGCCTTGAGCTGAAGAATGACTACACCAAGAAGAACGCCGACACCGGCAAGGTGACCAACTACGGCAAGAACGTGCAGTTCTACTACACCTTCGCCCAGGGCGCGCAGGTGGCCAAGGCCGTGGAGAACGGCGATCTCGAAAAGGGCTGGACCTCGAATATCGAGCAGACCAGTGTGATGAGCTACCTCATCACCTCGATTTTGCCGTTCATCATCTTCTTTGCCTTGTTCTGGTGGCTGATGAGCCGCATGGGCGGTGCCGGCGGCATGCTCGGCATGGGCGGCAAGAAGGACAGCGGCAAGCTGCTCGAGGGCCAGACCCCCACCACCAAGTTCGCCGATGTGGCCGGTGAAGACGAGGCCGTGGCCGAAGTCGAGGAAATCAAGGACTTCCTCAAGGATCCGTCCAAGTACAAGGCGCTGGGTGCGCGCATCCCGCGCGGCGTGCTGCTGTACGGCCCTCCCGGCACCGGTAAGACGTTGCTGGCCCGAGCCATCGCAGGTGAGGCCGGCGTGCCGTTCTACTCGATGGCCGGCTCCGACTTCGTCGAGATGTTCGTCGGTCTCGGTGCCTCCCGTGTGCGTGACCTGTTCGATGAGGCCAAGAAGAACGCTCCCGCCATCATCTTCATCGATGAGATCGATGCCGTGGGTCGCAAGCGTGGCTCCGGTATGGGCGGTGGCCACGACGAGCGCGAGCAGACGCTGAACCAGCTGCTCGTCGAGATGGACGGTTTCGACAACGACACCAACCTCATCATCATAGCCGCCACCAACCGCCCTGACGTGCTTGACCCCGCTCTGCTGCGTCCGGGTCGATTCGACCGTCAGGTAGGTGTGGCCGCGCCTGATCTGGAAGGCCGTGAGGCAATTCTGAGGGTGCACGCCAAGGGCAAGCCGTTCGTACCGGACGTCGACCTGCATATGGTTGCCGTGCGCACGCCGGGCTTCACCGGTGCCGATTTGGCCAACGTGCTCAACGAAGCTGCGTTGCTGTGCGCCCGTGCCGGTGCCCAGTTGATCGACAACCGCGCCATCGACGAGGCCATCGACCGCGTTCAGGCCGGCCCGAAGCGCAAGTCCAAGGGCATGGCTCTGGAAGAGCTGCGCAACACCGCATACCACGAGGGTGGCCATGCGCTGGTGGCCGCCGCCTTGAACAACACCGATCCGGTGACCAAGGTGACGATTCTGCCGCGAGGCCGCGCCCTCGGCTACACCGCCGTCATGCCGACCTCCGACCGCTACTCGCAGTCGCGCAACCAGCTGCTCGACCAGATGGCCTACGCGATGGGTGGCCGCACCGCCGAGGAAATCGTCTTCCACGACCCGACTACCGGTGCTTCGAACGATATCGAGAAGGCTACGAGCATCGCCCGTACGATGGTGATCGAATACGGCTTCTCTGATAAGCTCGGCGCCATCAAGTGGGGTTCCGACGACGATCAGACCACTGTGATGGATGGTCTGCAGCCGCGCAAGTACTCCGATCGCACCGCTGAGGTAATCGATGACGAAGTGTTGAAGCTGGTGGAGACCGCGCACACCGAGGCATGGACCATCATCAACGACAACCGCGAGATTCTTGACGAGCTGGTCCGCCAGCTGCTGGTCAAGGAGACCCTGAACGAGAAGGAACTTGCGGCGATCTTCGCGCCGATCAAGAAGGCTCCGGTTCGTCCGGTGTGGCTGTCCAACGACCGCCGCCCCGACTCGGACAAGCCGCCGGTGGAGATTCCCGAAAGCCTCAAGCGCTCGGTCGGCATGAAGCCGGAAGAGTAG
- the hpt gene encoding hypoxanthine phosphoribosyltransferase, whose protein sequence is MRIADVEEDIDHELVSKEQIDAKIHEMAALASEDYRDKNPLLVAVLKGAVNTLVAFTQAMSIPVQIDFMSLSSYGSGTVSSGEVTVRQDLSADVRGRHILIVEDIVDSGRTLAWLVAELKRRGAASVEVFALLSKPSRREVDVDVKYAGYEIPDEFVVGFGLDFDERYRNLDSIAVLKPSVYQGVQA, encoded by the coding sequence ATGCGAATCGCTGACGTTGAGGAAGATATTGACCACGAGCTGGTCAGCAAAGAACAGATTGATGCCAAGATCCACGAGATGGCTGCTCTCGCGAGCGAGGATTACCGCGATAAGAATCCGCTGCTCGTTGCGGTGCTGAAAGGGGCCGTGAATACGCTGGTCGCGTTCACCCAGGCCATGAGCATTCCTGTACAGATCGATTTCATGAGCCTGTCGAGCTATGGCTCGGGCACAGTGTCGAGCGGTGAGGTCACAGTCAGGCAGGATTTGTCCGCCGATGTTCGCGGACGGCACATTTTGATTGTGGAGGATATTGTTGATTCAGGACGCACGCTCGCGTGGCTGGTCGCAGAACTGAAACGTCGTGGTGCCGCTTCCGTGGAAGTCTTCGCTTTGCTGAGCAAGCCTTCCCGCCGAGAGGTGGACGTTGATGTGAAGTACGCCGGCTATGAGATTCCGGACGAGTTTGTCGTCGGCTTCGGCCTCGACTTTGACGAACGCTACCGCAACCTCGATTCGATCGCGGTCCTCAAGCCGTCCGTCTACCAAGGAGTGCAAGCATGA
- the tilS gene encoding tRNA lysidine(34) synthetase TilS, translating into MAYSARLRKAVGAVRATLSAVELCDVQAPEFAQHGDHAVAADAPLVLVACSGGRDSMALAAVSHIVCTSMGVRCGAVIVDHGLQAGSERVASEAADRCRALGLGPVIMRNATVQARGEGLEAAARQARYDELCAAAHESGAIAVLLAHTMDDQAETVLIGLLRSRGVDALAGMPQVFTRSGATFARPLLTLTRAETTGICEDLGVEYWDDPTNGDAVDGELPNDYPLRSRVRHDLLPAIERFAGFNVTRHFAESARLARMDKEYLDQRSDEVMGEAVAAVDWPASSAAVSTDAPRACVAGDTNDSSHGIGLMISVKRIAREPEAIRLRVIAHALSQAGVNASAAQIAAIDRLVVDWHGQGGVSLPRGYSANRKKHVIRVCQDGAHANR; encoded by the coding sequence ATGGCATATTCCGCACGATTGCGCAAGGCCGTAGGCGCGGTCCGCGCAACGCTGAGTGCCGTGGAACTATGCGATGTGCAGGCTCCCGAATTCGCGCAGCATGGGGACCATGCCGTTGCCGCCGATGCGCCGCTCGTGCTCGTGGCCTGTTCAGGCGGGCGCGATTCGATGGCACTGGCTGCGGTGAGCCATATCGTATGCACGTCCATGGGCGTGCGTTGCGGTGCCGTGATTGTGGATCACGGCTTGCAGGCAGGCTCCGAACGGGTCGCCAGCGAGGCCGCGGATCGTTGCCGCGCGTTGGGACTGGGCCCGGTCATCATGCGCAACGCAACCGTACAGGCGCGCGGCGAGGGCCTCGAAGCGGCCGCACGGCAGGCCCGGTATGACGAGCTGTGCGCCGCGGCGCATGAATCGGGTGCCATTGCCGTGCTGTTGGCCCACACTATGGACGATCAGGCGGAAACCGTATTGATTGGCCTGCTGCGCAGTCGAGGCGTGGATGCGTTGGCTGGCATGCCGCAGGTCTTCACACGCAGTGGCGCGACTTTTGCGCGGCCACTGCTTACCCTTACTCGAGCCGAAACCACCGGTATCTGTGAAGACTTAGGTGTGGAATATTGGGATGACCCCACCAATGGCGATGCGGTAGACGGCGAGTTGCCGAACGACTATCCGTTGCGCTCGCGGGTGCGTCACGACCTGCTGCCGGCCATCGAACGATTCGCTGGATTCAATGTCACCCGCCATTTCGCCGAAAGCGCACGGTTGGCCAGAATGGATAAGGAGTATCTGGATCAGCGATCCGACGAGGTGATGGGGGAGGCGGTTGCGGCAGTTGATTGGCCGGCATCGTCGGCAGCGGTATCGACCGATGCGCCACGAGCCTGTGTGGCAGGCGATACCAACGATTCGAGCCATGGCATCGGCCTGATGATCAGCGTCAAACGTATTGCACGTGAGCCAGAGGCGATTCGGTTGCGGGTCATCGCTCACGCGCTGAGCCAAGCCGGTGTGAACGCCAGTGCTGCCCAGATTGCCGCCATCGACCGGCTGGTCGTCGATTGGCATGGGCAAGGCGGCGTCTCACTTCCCAGAGGTTATTCAGCCAATCGCAAGAAACACGTCATTCGCGTGTGCCAAGATGGAGCGCATGCGAATCGCTGA